From Pararhodobacter zhoushanensis, the proteins below share one genomic window:
- a CDS encoding HdaA/DnaA family protein, with protein MVKPVEQLSLALPSAAAMGREDFLVAPSNATALAALDDPRGLPAGLTVLIGPPGSGKTHLAHVWAARVGAHWQTAETLVHTLPALLSEEAPRCVVIDDAQRLAQTPGEEALFHLVNHLRGKGQLLLTAPVPVRDWGLLLPDLVSRLSAAAHPALAEPDEGLLAAVLVKLFTDRQLRVEPALIDFLLSRMERSLAAAGDVVARLDRLGLQTKRRITRDLARQVLAADLDNPDPDAAS; from the coding sequence GTGGTTAAACCCGTCGAACAACTGTCGCTTGCGCTGCCCAGCGCGGCGGCCATGGGGCGCGAGGATTTCCTTGTCGCGCCCTCGAACGCGACCGCACTGGCGGCGCTGGACGACCCGCGCGGATTGCCCGCCGGACTGACCGTGCTGATCGGCCCGCCCGGTTCGGGCAAGACACATCTGGCCCATGTCTGGGCCGCGCGGGTTGGCGCCCATTGGCAGACAGCCGAGACGCTGGTCCACACATTGCCCGCCCTTCTGTCCGAAGAGGCCCCCCGCTGCGTGGTGATCGACGACGCGCAGCGACTGGCGCAGACGCCGGGCGAAGAGGCGTTGTTCCATCTGGTCAACCATCTGCGCGGCAAGGGGCAACTGTTGCTGACCGCGCCCGTGCCGGTGCGCGACTGGGGTCTGCTGCTGCCCGATCTGGTCTCGCGTCTGTCCGCCGCCGCGCATCCCGCGCTGGCCGAACCGGATGAGGGGCTGCTGGCTGCCGTGCTGGTCAAGCTGTTCACCGACCGCCAGCTGCGGGTCGAGCCTGCGCTGATCGACTTCCTGCTCAGCCGGATGGAGCGTTCTCTGGCCGCTGCCGGTGACGTTGTCGCCCGGCTGGACCGGCTTGGCCTGCAAACCAAGCGCCGCATCACCCGTGATCTTGCGCGTCAAGTTCTGGCCGCGGATCTCGACAATCCCGACCCAGACGCAGCATCATGA